The sequence below is a genomic window from Silene latifolia isolate original U9 population chromosome 7, ASM4854445v1, whole genome shotgun sequence.
ATACAGATAACACAGTCCAACTAGATTGGCCTTCAGTACCAAGCAACCTTCCCGAATGAGAGTTTCGTAACACAAAACCTGCATGGCATGACTCTAGTAGCGCGACTACAATGAACTAACTTCTTAATTTCCTTCAAAAGTTGCTGATTCTCTACATGGCTTCAACCAACGTCAACTCCTTGCTTGCAATTTGCTTACCAATGCCAAAATTTTCAATCTTAGACCTTTTTCTTGGTCTTCCAATTACGCTGGGACTCTTTTTGTCGTGAACAGGCTCATCTTCAACCACGTCAGCATTCACCTCAGGGATCTTTTTGTCAGGAACAGATCCATGTCCTGCCAAGTCACCAGCATTGCGGTTTTCTTTCTTAGAGTTCCTACCTGATCTTCTAACTCCCTCTGGCGTTAGATTTAGTTCGGTATCAGGAGTGaccttattcttcttgtcatgaacAGGCTCCTCTTCCAGCACGTCAGAATTCACCTCAAGGATGTTTTTGTCGGGAACAGGTCCATGTCCTGACAAGTCACCAGCATTGCAGTTTTCTTTCTTAGAGTTCCTACCTGATCTTCTAACACCCTCTGGAGTTGCATTTGGTTCGGTATCAGCAGCAACGTTATTCTTAGATTGAATGCTGATTTCCGTCTTATCATCAGTTGGTACCTCCATGCCCTCAAAGGGAAGACATCTCTTAGCAGATTGCTGAGGGTCGGAAACAGTGTCAGCATCCGGAGTAGCGCGTTTTGTTTGTATAAGATAATGTGCCACTGATTTATATCCCAATTTGCTGATCTATTACAGGATACAAAAACAGATTATTTCACTTAATCTTGTGATCCATACTGCAGAGAAAATCTGAATACGTTGAAAATGACAAACATACCCTTTTGTACAAAGGGCCAGTTGGATACCATCCTCTTGCTTGGCGACACAAGCTGCAGTTGCAAATCCCACGACAAGGCGGGCATATCCAATTTGGATTTTGGTTGGCCTCTACCACATGCTCTCCATATCTGTGATAAAAGGCTTTATGTAACCCGGAAAAAACTTAAACTACTCCGTATAAACAAGTGAAAAGTTTCAAATCCAGATCATGAGTTGACTTCTACACTTATAAGTAATAATAGGTATGTAGCTGCATGGATGGATAGGTACCAGAGACAACATACTACCAGGAGTCCAGGACATACAGAACGTACAAGAAATGCACTTGGGAGTaggacaataaaagtggaatggagcGACTGCCATGAGAGAATAAATAGTTTGTTTTGCGAATGATAGGGTTATTACTAGCACATTATCTCTTCACTTGAAGATAATCAGTAGCCGCAAATTCATTATTCAGACTTCTTGTTGGGAATACAACTAGAATTCTTTAACTCTTCAGCTGATGAAGGAAAATAACCATTCATTCATATACCCCTAGTTTTAATTAGGGTCAGAAGAATGATACTCCATGTTAAATATCAGATGGGATGccatatacggagtattaaattTTAGGAGGGATACaaaatgattattttattatcaaACAGGACAATATATCATGCAAGCTATAAGGCTTTGAAAGCTATTGAGACCGTATTTTGAGGCACTCTCGGCCGCTTAAGACACAATGACAAAGATCGAGACTGCCAATTAGATGAAGTCTCAAACCAAGATTCAACATCATGATCAAAAGTAACACAAACAAAACAGGGACAAGGATGTTGGCTGGCGGCAAGGTTTGTACTCAGTAAGGGATTTGAAGGCTATTATACATGAAGTAAATGGCAACATGGCTGTTTTAATAGTAAAGAGAATGGTGAATAGAATATATGAAGTAAATGTCAACATTAAAGCCATGCAGCCAGAGCATGCTATACCAAACAGGCTAAAAGGACCACGA
It includes:
- the LOC141591391 gene encoding uncharacterized protein LOC141591391 → MAITRRNTIPEKQSATPPLPPPTPAPHTETNLKNEQTQPITETTASDYEQTRELRIKENRERLMKLGIVDLSLQFKSISSTPARRTPRSSTDRVTPLKSPSLGPTEPRRRSSRLQNAPAVSYAEPKEEKVKRGRDIVLEEGAKPEVYTEEHDKLLGNTEMPWTFFVDGYSADGTRIYDPVNGKTCHQCRQKTLGQRTRCSTCSLVQGQFCGDCLLMRYGEHVVEANQNPNWICPPCRGICNCSLCRQARGWYPTGPLYKRISKLGYKSVAHYLIQTKRATPDADTVSDPQQSAKRCLPFEGMEVPTDDKTEISIQSKNNVAADTEPNATPEGVRRSGRNSKKENCNAGDLSGHGPVPDKNILEVNSDVLEEEPVHDKKNKVTPDTELNLTPEGVRRSGRNSKKENRNAGDLAGHGSVPDKKIPEVNADVVEDEPVHDKKSPSVIGRPRKRSKIENFGIGKQIASKELTLVEAM